Proteins from one Rhizoctonia solani chromosome 5, complete sequence genomic window:
- a CDS encoding thermoresistant gluconokinase — MADNVDSSNILGSGGPKLIVVMGVSGCGKSTTGQNLGRALNATFVDGDDLHPAANVAKMSRGEPLTDADRAPWLKLIRERATELATQGNGITVVACSSLRKAYRELLRGKPVELVKPEPESSDVPVVHPKGEAPSVGDKADVDVHIANTSPPLKTYFVFIKGTRESLFERMQKRQGHFMKASMLESQLVTLESPEGEDGVIVVDLEATPQQQCEQAVAGLKSLGS, encoded by the exons ATGGCCGATAACGTTGATTCATCAAATATATTGGGCAGTGGAGGACCCAAGTTGATAGTTGTAATG GGCGTGAGTGGATGCGGCAAGTCAACAACCGGACAAAACCTTGGCCGAGCCCTTAATGCAACTTTTGTGGATGGCGACGATCTACATCCAGCAGCCAATGTTGCCAAAATGTCCCGTGGGGAACCGTTGACGGATGCCGACCGGGCCCCATGGCTCAAACTAATCCGAGAGCGCGCAACGGAGCTCGCTACTCAAGGCAACGGTATCACTGTTGTAGCATGTTCGTCATTGCGCAAGGCGTACAGGGAGCTACTGAGAGGAAAGCCGGTAGAGCTGGTCAAGCCTGAGCCAGAGTCGTCTGATGTCCCTGTTGTCCACCCGAAAGGAGAAGCGCCTAGTGTTGGAGACAAGGCCGATGTCGATGTGCACATAGCGAATACGTCTCCGCCGCTCAAAACCTACTTTGTGTTCATAAAGGGCACGAGAGAATCACTTTTTGAGAGGATGCAAAAGAGGCAGGGTCATTTTATGAAGGCGAGCATGCTGGAGAGTCAGCTTGTGACGTTGGAGAGCCCAGAGGGCGAAGATGGAGTTATAGTAGTGGATCTGGAGGCGACACCCCAGCAGCAGTGTGAACAGGCTGTAGCCGGGCTCAAATCGCTCGGCTCTTAG
- a CDS encoding RNA polymerase II-associated protein rba50, translating to MSLIGSVVERTPNATGSTTSMTPFPVSSDPKTGFPAVTHRSQRQRKSAFRQTMEAARPMNRDGTIPVVKPSSEVAGTQSGDSSDASWRSTMEAENARKVAFMTDEERQEELRQLSSKFGDIAELRSILTRAKESRSRPDNKGATSPTIEEVSDEDNPKVPPLEAPSPLVHNPQHRVATPPRPVLSRRSSVSGVSRTGANTPGASGVRFAQVTPRDVFTYPSAPTSPKRTTLLIEAPPAGGSGENVTKLQWQGKTPLGTEPTKLAQNEPQTSSIESAAVPEDQAKKIESTHPLSQVSPSPSSSMSDMTVNASSRTSKSGGGAAATPFPRLDPIDTQATPEAIRQQYFPNEPKNNPNLAWMADLPEIPDTPVTSEYAYIDGMGEKFIIREKVGFGLDGTPIPQEIAKEMPAHDGLHHNSRGTAGYTLGDLLHLARSTAPMQRAMALDALARLIIRVGRCELGTWFPRSDNCEDRDRVDSTQTENKVVLPAAKLRKLVIDSATSALSERGAVGTRAVDCLYAALVVWDHDLELVDNVELSLRPVGANESNLHVMPSNYVTPEAASPSEPGLDEMKVVDNLVLDPILETAIRQFSARSLPRSVLGRLLEVIVRLSRQSRAHASSIIASSGLIAEVMRLFILSGSPYTDSSDSEQPDPLAIRLLTILARSSRQNANLLLDPTDTLLRFVAVLPPEDVPPTLLIATLDLYSALGQYGMYAHIATTAADSFDALSKYVRMRKDPSLSKSWLRLRMVWTACSIDPHSTTPPHEILWSQVEGWRWTEDTITWAQDTEVEIGVIAEAWGALAIWLEGAAVNGVRAGAMEREQVVQALRGEPQSTRLRNLLDSAIARLADSLSEGGLAFWSKDQSIIDAYFVYAALRLDLALLPSSNTDTGSKLESPLALPLETISQLIDNIALNPIWSMVYSQHTTPPYAYARLTPLGLCMGAFLLLARRIDFLRGSDWLKSALITLHRLGPSCADIAARLLHEIGTALIEEPNLSHLSSHLTETSWNALLPFLLHDLQPNSELIVAPVMPSSASVSHITTQLLPSRPSLGGKLCGLPARRDWTMNPLDHLLHSGTSPAFKSLPKEWNSDEVDVVRTVLALACARETILRDEPTLRMTSSEISFGCMRVFMLEHDQPHDDSSSEIFRDSHVERLMSQLLSKVSLGSGHSQQNPSPSPLELVANVRLSGQPFYQFYTDLVGLYDAVSFAHPLFSCILLPPLSMNYARDYRRLLWGDYGHILRSIQTELPEVPSDTLEEWLWPRDKDAEMIGWYVKALMKGGVQGFLRFIAVHHVATSIWPEFDNFENASEWSMSPQDKDRSRMIIGAMVHQAGPALLGALMLYEQRRTGFILYPDCYEGRGLDRERRLRRLEWAVDLCGERVRQRLENVFDG from the exons ATGTCTCTTATCGGCTCTGTAGTCGAGCGCACGCCTAATGCCACTGGCTCTACGACTTCCATGACACCGTTCCCGGTCTCATCTGATCCCAAAACGGGATTTCCTGCTGTCACCCATCG GTCACAGCGACAACGCAAGAGTGCGTTCcgtcagactatggaagccGCTCGACCGATGAATCGGGATGGCACAATTCCTGTCGTCAAGCCATCCTCCGAGGTAGCGGGTACGCAGTCAGGAGATTCAAGCGATGCGTCATGGAGATCCACTATGGAGGCTGAGAATGCACGCAAGGTAGCTTTTATGACCGACGAGGAACGGCAAGAGGAGCTGCGTCAGTTGAGCTCCAAGTTCGGCGATATCGCTGAGCTACGCAGTATCTTGACTCGAGCAAAAGAGTCGAGATCAAGGCCAG ATAACAAGGGGGCTACCTCCCCAACGATTGAGGAAGTCTCAGATGAAGATAATCCCAAGGTTCCCCCTTTGGAAGCACCCTCACCTCTAGTGCACAACCCTCAACACCGTGTCGCCACCCCGCCACGTCCCGTGCTTTCGCGTCGATCATCCGTCAGCGGGGTTTCTCGCACCGGCGCTAATACACCTGGGGCATCAGGCGTCCGGTTTGCTCAAGTCACCCCACGGGATGTGTTTACCTATCCTTCTGCACCGACTTCTCCTAAGCGAACCACGCTATTGATCGAGGCACCTCCGGCTGGAGGTAGTGGTGAGAATGTTACGAAATTGCAATGGCAAGGCAAAACTCCACTAGGAACCGAGCCCACCAAACTGGCACAAAATGAACCTCAAACAAGCTCGATCGAATCGGCGGCTGTGCCGGAAGACCAAGCCAAGAAGATCGAGTCTACCCATCCGCTTTCTCAAGTTTCTCCTTCTCCGAGTTCATCGATGTCCGATATGACTGTCAATGCATCGAGCCGAACATCGAAATCTGGAGGGGGTGCCGCCGCTACACCATTCCCTCGGTTGGACCCCATTGACACCCAGGCGACACCCGAAGCCATCAGGCAACAATATTTCCCAAATGAGCCCAAGAACAACCCGAATTTGGCATGGATGGCTGATCTACCGGAGATCCCTGATACTCCAGTCACGAGTGAATATGCCTATATTGATGGGATGGGCGAGAAGTTTATAATACGTGAGAAAGTCGGATTCGGTCTTGATGGGACGCCAATACCGCAGGAGATTGCCAAGGAAATGCCGGCCCATGATGGGCTACATCACAATTCACGAGGTACCGCTG GTTACACGCTTGGAGATCTTCTACACCTGGCACGAAGCACTGCCCCGATGCAACGTGCTATGGCTCTGGATGCCCTTGCTAGACTCATTATTCGGGTTGGACGGTGCGAATTAGGTACATGGTTCCCTCGTTCCGACAATTGTGAGGATCGGGATCGGGTCGATAGTACACAGACCGAGAACAAGGTGGTCCTTCCAGCTGCTAAACTACGGAAATTGGTGATCGATTCTGCTACTTCGGCCCTAAGCGAGCGAGGAGCTGTTGGAACTCGTGCTGTTGATTGCCTGTATGCGGCACTCGTTGTGTGGGACCACGATCTTGAACTAGTGGACAACGTAGAGCTTAGCCTGCGACCTGTGGGCGCGAATGAATCTAATTTACACGTTATGCCCTCTAATTACGTCACACCGGAGGCTGCTTCCCCAAGTGAGCCGGGACTGGACGAGATGAAGGTCGTGGATAATCTTGTATTAGACCCAATTTTGGAAACTGCTATACGCCAATTCAGTGCGCGGTCTCTCCCGAGAAGCGTTCTAGGGCGCCTCCTGGAAGTCATTGTGCGTCTATCGCGGCAATCCCGAGCCCACGCGTCCTCGATAATCGCTAGTTCCGGGCTCATCGCCGAAGTTATGCGCCTATTTATTCTCTCTGGATCCCCCTATACCGACTCCTCTGATTCAGAGCAGCCTGATCCCCTTGCCATTCGCTTATTGACCATACTTGCCCGATCATCACGGCAGAACGCCAATTTACTCCTAGATCCTACGGACACGCTGCTCCGTTTTGTTGCAGTACTTCCGCCTGAAGATGTTCCACCCACACTCCTCATTGCCACGCTCGACCTTTACAGCGCGCTAGGCCAATACGGGATGtacgcgcatatagccaccACAGCTGCAGATTCGTTCGATGCGCTTTCCAAGTACGTTCGCATGCGCAAGGATCCCAGTCTTTCCAAGAGTTGGTTAAGGCTCCGTATGGTGTGGACTGCGTGTTCCATTGATCCCCACTCGACGACACCACCCCACGAAATCCTTTGGTCGCAGGTCGAGGGATGGAGGTGGACCGAGGACACTATTACGTGGGCTCAAGACACCGAAGTTGAAATTGGCGTAATTGCTGAAGCATGGGGGGCCCTGGCCATTTGGCTCGAAGGAGCTGCTGTGAACGGCGTTCGAGCTGGCGCCATGGAACGTGAACAAGTTGTCCAAGCTCTAAGGGGGGAGCCCCAAAGTACCCGATTGCGAAACCTGCTCGATTCAGCCATTGCCCGACTCGCCGATTCTCTTTCGGAAGGCGGCCTCGCATTCTGGTCAAAGGACCAATCGATCATTGACGCATATTTCGTTTACGCGGCACTCCGGCTGGATTTGGCTCTTCTTCCCTCGTCAAATACAGACACGGGTTCAAAACTTGAATCTCCTCTCGCTCTACCACTAGAGACTATAAGCCAATTGATTGATAACATCGCACTGAATCCTATCTGGTCGATGGTCTATTCTCAACACACAACACCGCCGTACGCGTACGCGCGCCTGACTCCCCTCGGTCTATGTATGGGAGCATTCCTACTTCTTGCAAGGCGAATCGATTTTCTTCGAGGCTCGGATTGGCTGAAGTCAGCCTTGATTACCCTTCATCGACTGGGCCCCAGCTGTGCGGACATCGCTGCTCGTCTTCTTCACGAAATCGGGACCGCCTTGATCGAAGAACCTAACTTGTCCCACCTGTCCAGCCATTTGACCGAAACGTCATGGAATGCGCTGCTCCCTTTCCTCCTTCACGACCTTCAACCCAACTCTGAGTTAATAGTGGCGCCTGTGATGCCTTCGAGCGCATCTGTTTCGCATATTACAACCCAACTACTACCATCCCGACCTAGCCTGGGCGGTAAATTGTGCGGTCTTCCCGCCCGTAGAGATTGGACTATGAATCCGCTTGATCACCTGCTGCACTCAGGCACGTCACCGGCGTTCAAGTCACTCCCGAAAGAATGGAATTCGGACGAAGTCGACGTCGTGCGTACGGTCCTAGCACTAGCTTGTGCTAGAGAGACAATTCTGCGCGACGAACCAACACTCCGTATGACCAGCTCAGAGATCTCctttgggtgtatgcgcgtaTTCATGTTAGAGCACGACCAACCCCACGACGACTCGTCTTCAGAAATATTCCGCGACTCTCATGTTGAGCGACTCATGTCTCAATTGCTGTCAAAAGTTTCTCTCGGCTCTGGGCACTCACAACAAAATCCCTCGCCGTCACCTTTggagttggttgcaaacgtTCGTCTCTCAGGGCAGCCTTTCTATCAGTTTTATACCGACCTCGTCGGACTGTATGATGCTGTCTCATTTGCTCATCCTCTGTTTTCGTGCATCTTGCTCCCGCCGCTTAGCATGAATTACGCAAGAGATTACCGTCGTCTTTTATGGGGAGATTACGGACATATTCTTCGCTCTATTCAAACCGAGCTTCCAGAAGTCCCAAGCGACACTCTTGAAGAATGGCTTTGGCCACGCGACAAGGACGCAGAAATGATCGGGTGGTATGTTAAGGCTCTGATGAAAGGTGGCGTACAGGGGTTCTTGCGGTTCATCGCCGTACATCATGTTGCCACCAGCATCTGGCCCGAATTCGACAACTTCGAAAATGCGAGCGAATGGAGCATGAGCCCACAGGACAAAGATAGGTCTCGCATGATTATTGGCGCGATGGTGCATCAAGCTGGCCCGGCGCTTTTGGGTGCATTGATGTTGTATGAACAAAGGAGGACCGGTTTTATCTTGTATCCTGATTGTTACGAAGGGCGTGGGTTGGACAGGGAGCGCCGGTTACGTCGGTTAGAATGGGCGGTTGATCTATGTGGAGAACGTGTTCGTCAGAGGCTCGAGAATGTTTTTGATGGGTGA
- a CDS encoding Fungal Zn(2)-Cys(6) binuclear cluster domain, translating into MSDRTYQLANLKSTLADSTSGYALFRKSYTQFLLTVATDSNLLVEQSSDSLGVSFPRLMSVKWSGFAWFAVCDMVLALLLGTAPIAEYGYSGAYDFGRHEYEWTYGIPAAMLQVIARFNSWRAGSRVALDN; encoded by the coding sequence ATGAGTGACAGAACATACCAGCTAGCGAACTTGAAGTCTACTCTCGCGGATAGCACGTCAGGCTACGCCCTGTTTCGGAAATCATACACTCAATTCCTCCTGACTGTGGCGACGGACTCAAATTTGTTAGTCGAGCAATCTAGTGACAGCCTTGGTGTATCTTTTCCTCGATTGATGAGTGTGAAATGGTCCGGGTTTGCGTGGTTTGCTGTTTGTGACATGGTTCTGGCACTTTTGCTGGGGACGGCACCCATAGCGGAGTATGGGTACAGCGGTGCATATGACTTCGGACGGCATGAGTACGAGTGGACGTATGGAATTCCGGCTGCGATGCTTCAGGTTATCGCCCGATTCAACTCCTGGAGGGCTGGCTCGAGGGTTGCTCTGGACAACTGA